The nucleotide sequence AAAGTGGCTTGAATGCACGGTCGGGAGTTAAGGTGAACTCAAGTGCGTATTCCGTGAGTAACCGAAGACTAAGGTTCAATAGAATTTCTGGTGTGATCCCTCCGATACTCAAACTAGTAGTTAACAAGGGTGGAGTAATTTTAGTGAATAGCTATCGACCTAAATTTTCGGGGTGAGTTGGGTTGATCGATACCGATATTTTTTTTTGGGTATTATGTTGTAAAAACATCATCTTGCCAACCTGCTCAATAGATGCTTTAGCGAGAGAATTCTCTATCCTTGACTGGAAGCATAGCTAACATGATCGAAGGCACTCTTTACGATAACAAATATAATTGAAACAATCCAAAGTGCTCTCTTCGATAATAATACATTCTTCATGAacataaatatttatgataaattctTAAGGTAAGTCGAATTAATCTAGATGTCATCTATATTTTCACATCTCTGTCTTGATGAACATGGAGGAGGGCACGTAACTCTCGCTCCTGTCGTCAGCAACTGCACCATTAGATATGTATCGATTGCATTCTCTAATTAATTGGGTGGTGGGACATACAACCAATAAAGGCAAGCATAGATTATACCTAATTAGTGATGCTAACCTTCCAAATTAATGATACGTTCACAGCCAAAACAAGTGGTTTGGAGTTAATTAGCTATTAATTACACCTTGCTGGGACCCAAATGAGCTAATCATCCAACAAAAGCATTAACCCTCACAGCTCAAGTAAAATACATCTCTCATCCAAATACCTCCCCAAATTTGCAGTATTGCCACGCTCGAAGACGAGGAGGTCAAACGCAGCGACCGCCACCAATGATGGCGTGACACTGTTTGCGTGGGTCCCGCTTGGCCCTGCGCCGTGTATTATTGGCCACACATCACCTGATACGTCTTGCCACCATGCCATCAACGAGTAACACGTGGCACGATACGTCATTCCGGAAATACCCTCCGTTCTTCTCGCCTTTTCTCCACCCTCACGGGGTCAGAACGGTAATTAACCGTCGGTAGATCCGGTCACCTTCACGCGCGAAACACGTTACGGGATTTGGAGTAATGCAAATGGTTTTCACAGAAGTGGCATCACTCGCGGTAGCTATAAGAGGGGCGAGACATAGAGGAAGAGGACCGATTCCAACAGGCGGCGACGTTACCAGGTGAGAAGCTCTCACAAGGCAGCCATGGCTTCCTGCAGCCTTTTCCAGCGTAACCAAATCCGAACTTTGCCAaagctttaacctttttcttcaaGCGTTTTGGTTGCAGTACCTTGGTTTTTCCTTCATCCAAAAGCTCCAACTTTGCCTTGGAAAAAAGTTCCCTATAAAAGAAGGGGAGTCGGGTTTGTGTAGCTCGATCTCGATCAGATTGTGAGCCGAGGACCGATGCGGCAGATCTCGTCCTTGTTCAATGGGCTCGCGAAGTCGCTGTATGCAGGGAAGAGGAAGGTCACGGGGGCGGAGGAAGGCAGGGAGGCGGCGGATGAGCTGAGAAGCGAGGCCAAGAAGAACGACATGATACTGCGGTCGTCCGGCTCCATCAGGAGCGCCGGGTCGAAGAGCTTGGTGTCGGTGTTCTCGCAGAGAGGGGAAAAGGGGGTGAATCAGGACTGCTCCATCGTTTGGGAGGTAAGCCGTTCCTTGGATCGCGTTGCATGGGTATCCGTGCCCTCTCGGTCTAGTTTCTTGCTTGTAGCTGTTGCCAGTGGTTGTCTATCTTCTACTTCTCCATCCCTGCTTTATCCATCGTTCTCTTTAAGACAAGCAATGGATTGGCTGACAGGAATTTGGATGCCAAGAAGACATGATGTTTTGTGGAGTGTTCGACGGTCACGGACCATGGGGGCACTATGTGGCAAAGAAGGTCTTGAAGTCGCTCCCTTCGTCTCTGCTCTGCAACTGGCAGGAATCGCTTGCTCTGGCTTCTCTGGTGGCTGATAAAAAGCTTTGCAATTTCGATCTGTGGAAGCAAGCGTATCTTAGAGCCTGCGGCGTCGTCGATAAGGAGCTCGAGCACGATCGAAGTCTGGATTCCTTCCACAGTGGCACCACTGCTCTCACCATCGTCAAACAGGTAATCACCAATTACTCTGAGCTCTGTCACTCGAAAGAAGCCACCTCCGTCTGTTTCCTTTTCTTGAGTTGGTCACTCGTGAGGCATCTGATGCTGATTGCCAGAGGATCGACGCCGATACACCATTTCTCGATGGATTGGAATCTGAGTGGAGATTTTTTCCGGGCATTGTTCGTTTGATTTTAGCTGTCCCATGTTTGCTATATTTTGTGATGACTACTATGACTTCACCTCTTTCCCAAACCGAGAAATGATGGATTTACTGATGACAGCATGAGCTGCAGCACATCAACCATTTCCTTTTCCAGATATACTAATGAGCCTGCAGCTATCTTTCTCGGCACTGCATGAAGCTTCTGTCTGTTGATTTCTTCTCAGGGTGAACTCATGGTGATAGCAAACGTTGGTGATTCGCGTGCTGTGTTGGCGACAACCTCGGACGACGGAAGCTTGGTTCCCATCCAGCTTACGATCGATTTCAAGCCAAACTTACCTCGTAAGTTGGAGAAAGATTACGTAACATGCGATCTGAACTCTGAACATAATGTTCTCTGTAGGGTGTTAATGTCGACTCTGTTGATCTCAGAGGAAGCCGAGCGCATAACCGAGAGCAAAGGCCGTGTGTTGTGTCTGCGAGATGAACCCGGCGTGCACAGGGTGTGGCTGCCGGATGAGGATGCGCCAGGATTGGCGATGTCGAGAGCATTTGGAGATTACTGCATCAAAGATTATGGCCTTATTTCTGTGCCTGAGGTGACTCAAAGGAGCATCACCAGCAGAGATCAATTCGTGGTGCTCGCCACTGACGGGGTAAGTGCCATCGGCTCTGTTGGATCATCAAGTCATTGATTTTGGCATTTGAGTGCCCTTAAATCTCTAGAACTAAGCAATTTACATGTTTGGTTGTGACATTAACTTGCACCGAATGGATTAGGTTTGGGATGTCATCTCCAACCAAGAAGCTGTGGACATCGTGTCATCGACCAAGGACAGGCGAAAGGCAGCCAAAAGGCTAGTGGAGCGTGCCGTTTGTGCATGGAAACGTAAGAGGAGAGGGATTGCAGCCGATGACTGCTCTGCCATATGCATGTTTCTACAGTCCACATTGTAGTCGGCAATCCACCAGCCGAGCAAAGCACGAGGAGATCAATAATCCATGCGTCGACTTCTGTTTCCTTGGTTCACATGTTGGCTCTCTCCTCTTGGGCTCTCTTTTCTTCTCGGAAAACATGCTTCGATGACTACCATTTCTCCTGTCCTTTTTACCTAATGAAAGCTCGAGTGCTGTCATCTGCAATCTGCAGCAGGAATCTAATCGTCCGGGGTATGATGACAAGGTACTTGAGCTGTCAGCATACATGACAAATTTGATTCCTCCGTGTTAAAACCTCAAGTTTcatgtatgatttttttttggagGAAGGAGATACACCATTCATCATAGAATTTAACTTGAGTTGGTCTCTAAACAACTTTACCGAGGAACAGCCCCTTATAAAGCATTTAGGTATCTCCGCACGCAACCTTCTCAATACTAACTCGAGCTTTCCGCAATGGAAATTTCATACACGAGAATAGAGTTCCGTCGTTCTACACCGTTTATTTATGTGTCATTTTCCAAAACTGTTCAAATTCAAAGAAATTTTAGCTTCAGCTGTTGGCTAAAATGTCTGGTGTCATGCGTCGCCAGGCTTGACCAAACTCACCTCTAGTTGTTGTTGGGACCATGTGAGAAATGTCTATTGCATAACAGGTGGCCGGCTGTCTGTGTATAGTTGTGACCAAACCATAAgttcttcctttttctctttttgtttctgttttctCGAAGGGAATCGAATCACTTCATTACACTGCTAGGAATATGCGGAAACAGTTTCATAAAATTGTCGAGTATTATTTGGATGCAAAGAGCCACGTGACCTACTAAATCTACATGTTAGATTGACGACGAGGTATCCGAGTAAGATATAATGTATCAGCGAATTATCCACATATCAAAACCCCTCTTGCCAAATTGAAAGGAAATTTGAAGATTTCACTAAGCCTACGAAAATTGAAAGAAATATTGATAAGAGTGTATAAGTGGGCAACGGCAAAACCTGACAATGGAAAATTCTAGATAATCAACTGCAATAAGCCAATCCCATCTATTATCCAATAACCTAATTATTAAAAATGTGTAGGCACATCGAGTAGTAGAAACTCCCGAGAAATGGGGAGTTCAAATCCATTATCATCATAAGGCACCAACGACATAGGCCTAATAGTGATTTTAGCTACCCAATCTGACGGAAGGAGGGAACTAAGAAGCCAACGATTCCAAACATTCTCAATAATTCACTAGCAACCAAAACCTTTCTCCACCTAAAAAGACGCAGTTCGAGAATCCTCGAGCCACGCGTGAACACACCCATACTTCCCTCTTAAGAACGGTAACCATAAATACTTCCAAAACTAGCGCTCACCTCAGGTTTTCTCGTGTCAGCCTCGAGAGTGGAAAGATGCTGATCGATGCGTCGCTTTAAGTTGTTGTGGAGATCCTGCAATCATTTGTTTGTGTATATGACATTTTAAAGCAATCACTATCCACTCTGCTGTGAGATTGAATCACAGATATACGGTCTCTTATAAGTTAACATTGTGGTATCTACTGTCGAAAACTATAAATACATAAACGAAAGGAACGTAGATTTGACCTATCATGACTCCGACCATCAACTTTCACCTGGAGGCAGAATAACCATGGAGGTGTATTGTTCCTAATAAATTGTGTATCGTACCTGATTTAAGTTGGCTAGAAGTCATCCACTGCGTTCTGTTGAGTGCTTGAGCATGCCCGGGTTAACGGAGGATTGGCATGGGGTCCTTCTAACAAGCTGCTTGCGATTGTCCCATAAGCTGCCTCGGTTAGGTGAATGCCATCCCAGGAGACAGAACTAGATGGGTCACTGcatacttttgcatttctatggcCACAAGGAGCATTTCGATTGACACTATATGGGCCGTCACTTCCACAACAAGCGTGCAGAGGAGCCTTAAATCCTGCAGCCACACAAATTTCGCGGAGTTTCCATCAAACAAATGATTCTGACATAAGAAAACACAAGTAAAGCGATCAACCTGAAAAATATTCTTTGAAGtggatttattttcctagtttaaCATATAATTGCTAAAGAATATAAGATCATACTCTATTTCCAAAACATCCATATTAATTGTCATCCAGGGGTAGGAACTTTGTCCGAGTCCTCTTGGTTCAGCTACCTGAACCATCCCCAAATTTTGACCTGCTGGCAGATCAAAAGGTTCATGTATGGAATAGCTCAAGCTAATCAAACCTTGATTTTATTCCAACACTACCCAGTCAATAATCCAGCCCACTAGCTTCATGGGGTCAT is from Musa acuminata AAA Group cultivar baxijiao chromosome BXJ3-8, Cavendish_Baxijiao_AAA, whole genome shotgun sequence and encodes:
- the LOC135582824 gene encoding probable protein phosphatase 2C 73, with translation MRQISSLFNGLAKSLYAGKRKVTGAEEGREAADELRSEAKKNDMILRSSGSIRSAGSKSLVSVFSQRGEKGVNQDCSIVWEEFGCQEDMMFCGVFDGHGPWGHYVAKKVLKSLPSSLLCNWQESLALASLVADKKLCNFDLWKQAYLRACGVVDKELEHDRSLDSFHSGTTALTIVKQGELMVIANVGDSRAVLATTSDDGSLVPIQLTIDFKPNLPQEAERITESKGRVLCLRDEPGVHRVWLPDEDAPGLAMSRAFGDYCIKDYGLISVPEVTQRSITSRDQFVVLATDGVWDVISNQEAVDIVSSTKDRRKAAKRLVERAVCAWKRKRRGIAADDCSAICMFLQSTL